Proteins encoded in a region of the Bactrocera tryoni isolate S06 chromosome 4, CSIRO_BtryS06_freeze2, whole genome shotgun sequence genome:
- the LOC120775587 gene encoding uncharacterized protein LOC120775587, giving the protein MDNLKLIGLVKQHEYLFNKYDKDFKNVDKKKTTWQRIAREMGINESICIRRWSNLRDRFARESRRMTALINNDMTTTHIWPLYDDMEFLRPHIIPRAIRAIPNFGLKAFEENSNGDQETYIVEQDDTADCNYVNTDPFQFKAADSLMSEHEMEHEEVEELLPNESQYSTSQSKNQITGRTNELKESQPNSSKFANQQINGKLQQPQSDVEFEIKSALGMFKQVCGEIKTTRHRNPAVQGFGQMIVETISSMSERKQALAMQKVTEIVMNIKMEEADDL; this is encoded by the exons atgGATAATCTAAAATTAATAGGACTAGTGAAACAACACGAATATCTCTTTAACAAATATGACAAGGATTTTAAGAATGTAGACAAAAAAAAGACCACTTGGCAGCGGATAGCTCGCGAGATGGGCATTAATG AATCAATTTGTATACGTCGTTGGTCAAATTTACGTGACAGATTCGCAAGAGAAAGCAGGAGAATGACTGCACTTATAAATAATGATATGACAACAACACATATCTGGCCTCTATATGATGATATGGAGTTTTTAAGGCCTCATATAATACCGAGAGC GATTCGAGCGATTCCAAATTTTGGGCTGAAAGCTTTTGAAGAAAATAGCAACGGTGATCAAGAGACATATATCGTGGAACAAGATGATACTGCCGACTGTAATTATGTGAATACAGATCCATTCCAGTTTAAAGCTGCGGATTCACTAATGTCAGAGCATGAGATGGAACACGAAGAGGTTGAAGAGCTTCTTCCAAACGAATCGCAATATTCAACGTCGCAATCAAAAAACCAGATCACTGGCAGGACAAATGAACTAAAAGAGTCTCAACCGAATTCGTCAAAATTTgcaaatcaacaaataaacGGAAAACTACAACAACCTCAATCTGACGTTGAGTTCGAGATAAAGTCTGCTTTGGGGATGTTTAAACAAGTATGTGGTGAAATAAAAACAACGCGTCACCGAAATCCTGCTGTACAAGGTTTCGGTCAAATGATTGTGGAAACTATAAGCAGTATGAGTGAGCGGAAACAAGCACTGGCTATGCAAAAAGTTACTGAAATAGTAATGAACATTAAAATGGAGGAAGCGGACGActtataa
- the LOC120774450 gene encoding transcription factor Adf-1-like: MEDSKLVKLVKQYDCIYNKNNMDFKSISKKRAAWQRIAHEMGVYEQDCVRRWTNLRERFTKENRRVSALANNGMTTPNLWPLYNELTFLKSHIVPRVNRQKWIFTAEGKEPQMDYRAESSMNGQEDANEYECFTEPYQFKSSASILSETDTLEEEVEVFIPNDTSQSSPTFKPEIQNESYHTHNANRDLYAALKMIKQDYGSLRSRHQNPAVQGFGQMIMETISGMSERKQAIAMQRVTELVMNIKLEPEA, translated from the exons ATGGAGGATTCCAAACTTGTAAAACTAGTAAAACAGTATGACtgcatttacaacaaaaataatatggacTTCAAATCCATTTCAAAGAAAAGAGCTGCTTGGCAGCGCATAGCTCATGAGATGGGAGTTTATG AACAGGATTGTGTACGTCGTTGGACGAATTTGAGGGAGCGCTTTACCAAAGAAAATCGTCGGGTGAGTGCACTTGCTAATAATGGTATGACTACGCCAAACCTATGGCCGCTATACAATGAACTGACTTTTTTAAAGTCACACATAGTACCTCGAGT GAATCGTCAGAAATGgatatttaccgctgaaggtaAGGAACCACAAATGGATTATAGGGCAGAATCTTCCATGAATGGACAAGAAGATGCTAATGAATATGAATGTTTTACGGAACCGTACCAATTTAAAAGTTCTGCATCTATCTTATCCGAGACGGATACATTAGAGGAAGAGGTTGAGGTTTTCATTCCTAACGATACGTCACAATCATCACCAACGTTTAAACCGGAAATACAAAATGAATCTTATCATACACACAATGCGAATCGTGATTTATATGCAGCTTTAAAAATGATTAAACAAGATTATGGAAGTCTGAGATCACGTCACCAAAATCCTGCTGTACAAGGTTTTGGTCAAATGATTATGGAAACTATCAGTGGAATGAGTGAACGAAAGCAAGCGATAGCAATGCAAAGAGTAACCGAACTGGTAATGAACATAAAACTAGAACCCGAagcttaa
- the LOC120775588 gene encoding histone H3.3 type b-like: MRPPIKPGPKSFKNKTSSLRKSPRRPATDLGDSDTSSEVDQVLERVDQRTHSHLRTNISKGQRSHGNDLAQHSGRNFQSMGESSQIDPIQRPMTVKLVKRNRKGVPNRNFVKSYKLLVNRVDFMIPRASFSRIVREILMSLDTNVQYITQTAFEALQTATEAYIEGRLEDANLLALHARRVTLMVRDLQLINYLRCRER; the protein is encoded by the coding sequence ATGCGACCACCTATTAAACCGGGACCCAAATCATTTAAGAACAAGACTTCATCATTGAGAAAATCACCAAGGCGTCCGGCAACAGATTTAGGTGATTCAGATACTAGTAGCGAAGTGGACCAAGTTTTAGAAAGAGTTGATCAGCGCACTCACAGCCACCTACGAACGAACATTTCAAAAGGACAACGTTCCCACGGGAATGATTTAGCACAACACAGTGGAAGAAACTTTCAAAGTATGGGGGAGTCAAGTCAAATTGATCCTATACAACGGCCTATGACAGTTAAGTTAGTGAAGCGCAACAGAAAAGGCGTTCCGAATCGAAACTTTGTGAAAAGTTATAAACTACTAGTAAATCGTGTGGATTTTATGATACCCCGTGCATCGTTTTCTCGTATTGTACGTGAAATTTTAATGAGTTTAGATACGAATGTTCAATATATAACTCAAACCGCTTTTGAAGCTCTCCAGACAGCCACTGAAGCGTATATTGAGGGCCGTTTGGAAGATGCTAATTTATTAGCATTGCATGCGCGTAGAGTCACCTTAATGGTTAGAGATTTGCAgcttataaattatttacgGTGTCGCGAAAGATAA
- the LOC120776122 gene encoding armadillo repeat-containing protein 2 isoform X1 — protein sequence MILLKKRRSQSESRKVEHSRKNAQSLDNRADDRLLQQQQQQIIQSFAFGDTTATNSLERRKTSAEMISEAKSMLAEISTKTSHSGSDGGGNNNSNRIGSKFGGVRVVSTRRPVTPREPGRALYGKVALAGRPPSAFSLRYLQNENQRHAPMTPSLEPIPVQQQEVNEPNVNDFEKEAAEEAQAKRRTSRRSNSWDARCDVTEGNSGGGGGVGKGGANGQAKQLPRKLPALEIRGVALEAKQRSDAVTNRERFKNAQGSSENSSLDMSGSNTAINILCSRKFQQRNCHLLAQSPTEKLIGLLKEHAGLKECSEETTNHINSILAELYMRVRKNEKHYKRGFILGGLYGLVECSSPKILLGVARVVLALRVTGSNLTGACKLIFKVARNELNDQLFHDNDLLDLLIDGLGRASPLDDPEACIYGYGSIRFLTTSTGQERGAEVLMPSKDTNRNWTECLELPRKPATAPAPGTDTKQALEHSQQDRYQKLSKQNTLVERLARHGAVELMVLHLQILNEAGATQKLTGPPLHSLYQLSAALRALSDVRQTTHSFEKDLNATGCNEWSAEDVGTARQQQSIQLELACPHLVRAAEVATGELEVQANIVRTLSVLSEDSDCCHVLVNYTARIGMLLGPCCEIFDNASEKLLSLFSRLGYILGNIMAKYDNARVQFYHNDVAMQYLLRVLELYSKEPLTLHNSLGDTVIDVLVKMIRVVANMSVNTEVGIGLGNMHNLGVIMLNLLNAITHMKAIQLKSDLQELLHATLGALHNLCFYQEQNSTPAQVLAAKGSLQCVLGDLATALYYALKTCRDDASQVETARVLGNLTRNDKARRYFCRNGGLTLVVKQLSAGAASQAYDFKACAIGVLVNLLGDAENRAPFMQHKGAELLYTLLAAALQEEDWFLATIICQALWNLLIDANNVADVCQEQVLDDVCDLLVDYLDEERLFEHSTRPDVIWEGFAVVATDLLERIQASYDKQEQEEAEAEAEKQKQQQKSNARADKNNAGEEDDINADEDDDVYIEEM from the exons ATGATATTGCTCAAGAAGCGGCGCTCACAAAGTGAAAGTCGAAAAGTGGAACATTCCCGCAAGAACGCACAATCGCTCGATAATCGCGCGGACGATAgattgctgcaacaacaacaacaacaaatcatacAAAGCTTTGCATTTGGCGACACAACAGCCACAAACAGTTTGGAAAGACGCAAAACATCGGCAGAAATGATTAGCGAAGCCAAGTCCATGTTGGCCGAGATTTCGACCAAAACGTCGCATAGCGGCAGTGATGgcggcggcaacaacaacagcaaccgcaTAGGAAGTAAGT TCGGTGGTGTGCGAGTGGTCAGCACGCGTCGTCCCGTCACGCCGCGTGAGCCTGGACGCGCGCTCTACGGCAAGGTCGCGTTGGCCGGAAGACCGCCCAGCGCATTTTC TTTACGTTATTTGCAAAACGAGAATCAACGACATGCGCCTATGACCCCTTCACTGGAACCCATACCGGTTCAACAACAGGAAGTCAATGAACCAAATGTAAATGACTTTGAAAAAGAAGCAGCAGAAGAAGCACAAGCTAAGCGACGCACTTCAAGGCGTTCGAATTCGTGGGATGCGCGTTGCGATGTTACTGAAGGAAATTCTGGAGGAGGCGGTGGCGTGGGTAAAGGTGGCGCTAATGGTCAAGCGAAACAATTGCCAAGAAAGTTGCCCGCCCTTGAGATTAGAGGCGTCGCGTTAGAAG CGAAGCAACGCTCCGATGCCGTCACGAATAGGGAACGCTTCAAAAATGCGCAGGGTAGCAGCGAGAATAGCTCTTTGGATATGAGTGGCTCCAATACGGCGATCAATATTTTATGCTCACGCAAATTTCAGCAACGCAATTGTCATTTATTGGCACAATCACCCACTGAGAAGCTGATAGGTCTGCTGAAGGAGCATGCAGGCCTCAAGGAATGCAGCGAGGAGACTACAAATCATATTAATTCG ATCCTTGCCGAGCTCTACATGCGTGTGCGCAAAAATGAGAAGCACTACAAGCGCGGCTTCATATTAGGCGGCCTTTATGGCTTGGTGGAGTGTTCGTCACCAAAAATTTTACTAGGCGTCGCACGCGTGGTACTTGCG CTACGCGTCACCGGCAGCAACTTAACTGGTGCCTGTAAGCTCATTTTCAAAGTGGCACGCAACGAGCTGAACGATCAACTTTTCCACGACAACGACCTACTCGacttgttaatcgacggtttggGACGCGCTAGTCCGCTAGATGATCCCGAGGCATGTATTTATGGCTATGGTTCTATACGTTTTCTCACCACCAGCACTGGACAAGAGCGTGGTGCCGAAGTGCTGATGCCCAGCAAAGACACAAATCGTAATTGGACCGAGTGTTTGGAATTGCCGCGCAAACCAGCTACGGCTCCAGCGCCGGGCACCGATACAAAACAGGCGCTGGAACATTCCCAGCAAGATCGTTATCAGAAATTAAGCAAACAGAATACGCTGGTCGAACGTCTGGCACGCCACGGCGCTGTAGAGTTGATGGTATTGCATTTACAAATACTGAATGAAGCAGGTGCAACACAAAAGCTAACCGGTCCACCATTGCATTCGCTGTATCAATTGTCTGCCGCATTGCGTGCATTATCCGATGTGCGACAGACGACGCATTCCTTCGAGAAGGACCTAAATGCAACGGGATGCAATGAATGGTCGGCAGAGGATGTGGGCACGGCGAGGCAACAACAGAGCATACAATTGGAATTGGCGTGTCCGCATTTGGTGCGTGCCGCGGAGGTGGCCACCGGCGAGCTGGAGGTGCAAGCGAACATCGTGCGCACACTAAG TGTGTTATCCGAAGACAGCGATTGCTGTCATGTTTTGGTCAACTATACGGCGCGTATTGGCATGCTGCTGGGTCCGTGCTGTGAGATCTTTGATAATGCCTCTGAAAAATTGCTGTCATTATTCAGTCGACTGGGCTACATACTTGGCAATATAATGGCTAAATACGACAATGCTCGGGTGCAG TTCTACCACAACGACGTGGCCATGCAGTATTTACTACGTGTGCTGGAGCTCTACTCAAAGGAGCCGCTGACACTGCACAACTCACTCGGCGACACCGTAATCGATGTGCTCGTCAAAATGATACGCGTCGTCGCAAATATGAGCGTAAACACCGAGGTGGGCATCGGTTTGGGCAATATGCATAATCTGGGCGTTATTATGTTGAATCTACTGAATGCCATAACGCACATGAAGGCCATACAATTG AAAAGCGATCTGCAGGaattgttgcatgccacattagGCGCACTGCACAATCTGTGCTTCTATCAGGAGCAGAATAGCACACCGGCACAAGTGTTGGCCGCCAAAGGTTCATTGCAGTGTGTGCTCGGCGATTTGGCCACAGCACTTTACTATGCACTCAAGACGTGTCGCGACGATGCATCACAGGTGGAGACGGCGCGCGTTTTGGGCAATTTGACACGCAACGACAAGGCACGTCGCTACTTCTGCCGCAACGGCGGACTAACGTTGGTCGTGAAACAGCTGTCTGCTGGCGCTGCCAGTCAGGCGTACGACTTCAAGGCCTGTGCCATTGGCGTGCTCGTTAACTTGTTGGGCGATGCGGAGAATCGTGCGCCATTCATGCAACACAAAGGCGCCGAATTGTTGTACACACTGCTCGCGGCGGCATTGCAGGAGGAGGATTGGTTTTTGGCTACGATTATTTGTCAGGCGTTGTGGAATTTGCTAATCGACGCCAACAATGTGGCGGACGTGTGTCAGGAGCAAGTGTTGGATGATGTTTGTGATTTGTTGGTCGACTATTTGGATGAGGAACGCTTGTTTGAGCATAGCACACGACCGGACGTGATTTGGGAGGGCTTTGCAGTTGTCGCAACCGACTTATTGGAACGCATACAGGCAAGCTACGATAAGCAAGAACAAGAGGAAGCCGAGGCAGAAGCTGAGaagcaaaagcagcaacaaaaatcCAATGCGAGGGCTGATAAGAACAACGCCGGCGAGGAAGATGATATTAACGCAGATGAAGATGATGATGTTTACATTGAAGAAATGTGA
- the LOC120776123 gene encoding cytoplasmic dynein 1 light intermediate chain 1: MALDMGLPVNGTNALTSSFTAKKKDASTAAEENLWSAILSEVQKQGSTKLPSNKSVLVLGDNATGKTTLIAKLQGVEDPKKGSGLEYAYIDVKDEYRDDTTRLGVWILDGDPGHTNLLRYALNETNFEHTLVILTVSMTEPWAWLEQLNHWIKVLSDHIESLKLEPQEKQEARQRLITTWQSYCEVGDDLDPGSPVKRTMRNNSIDDDDLLPLTEGALTTNLGLDIVVVVTKTDYMTTLEKEYDYRDEHFDFIQQWIRRFCLQHGTSLFYTSVKEDKNCDLLYKYLTHRIYGLPFRTPALFVEKDAVLIPAGWDSLKKISILYENMQSCKAEDYYTDIISPPQSRKTVANREIEVQTEDEQTFLLRQQEILKQGGQMRGDSPLRVQGGNKGMQPRTPGSGGQGSPIKVNAKPTPATPGNEGVLANFFNSLLHKKSGSPATPATPPNAPNASSTPRTNGTDGAIDKLAMRSDAAAELDRLTRSAKKEMDYSQSEC, encoded by the exons ATGGCACTCGACATGGGTTTGCCTGTAAATGGCACTAATGCGCTGACATCATCCTTCACAGCTAAGAAAAAGGATGCATCTACTGCAGCAGAAGAGAATTTATG GTCTGCAATTTTGAGTGAAGTACAAAAACAAGGCAGCACAAAACTTCCGTCAAATAAATCAGTACTAGTATTAGGCGATAATGCCACCGGCAAAACGACTCTCATTGCGAAATTGCAAGGTGTCGAAGATCCGAAAAAAGGTTCTGGTCTCGAGTACGCATACATCGATGTTAAAGATGAGTACAGAGATG ACACAACACGATTGGGCGTTTGGATTCTGGATGGGGATCCAGGACATACAAATCTCCTGCGTTACGCTTTGAATGAAACGAACTTCGAACATACCCTCGTCATACTCACAGTCTCAATGACAGAGCCATGGGCATGGCTGGAACAATTGAATCACTGGATTAAAGTGCTCTCGGATCACATTGAGAGCCTGAAGTTGGAACCGCAAGAGAAGCAGGAAGCACGACAACGGCTAATCACCACGTGGCAAAGTTATTGCGAAGTGGGCGACGACTTGGATCCGGGTTCGCCAGTGAAACGTACGATGAGAAATAATTCGATAGATGACGACGATCTACTGCCACTTACCGAGGGCGCGTTAACAACAAATCTCGGTTTGGATATTGTTGTGGTGGTCACAAAG ACGGACTACATGACAACGCTGGAGAAGGAGTACGATTATCGAGATGAACATTTTGATTTCATACAGCAGTGGATACGTCGCTTTTGCTTACAGCATGGCACATCACTTTTTTACACAAGCGTTAAAGAAGACAAAAACTGTGATCTCCTCTATAAATATTTGACACATCGAATTTACGGCTTACCATTCCGAACGCCTGCGCTATTCGTTGAAAAGGATGCGGTTTTAAt TCCTGCAGGTTGGGATAGCTTGaagaaaataagtattttgTATGAGAATATGCAATCATGTAAGGCAGAGGACTACTATACAGACATCATCTCGCCACCGCAGTCCAGAAAA ACTGTTGCAAATCGTGAAATCGAGGTGCAAACAGAGGACGAACAGACATTCTTATTGCGGCAGCAAGAGATTCTCAAACAAGGCGGACAGATGCGCGGCGATTCACCGTTGCGCGTGCAAGGCGGCAATAAGGGCATGCAACCACGCACACCCGGCTCCGGTGGACAGGGTTCACCCATAAAGGTCAACGCGAAGCCAACACCAGCTACACCGGGTAATGAAGGTGTGCTCGCCAATTTCTTCAACTCGTTGTTGCATAAAAAATCCGGTTCACCTGCCACACCAGCCACCCCGCCCAATGCGCCCAACGCCAGCAGTACACCACGTACCAATGGTACTGATGGCGCCATCGATAAGTTAGCGATGCGCTCGGATGCAGCAGCCGAACTCGATCGCCTGACGAGAAGTGCGAAAAAAGAAATGGATTATTCACAAAGCGAGTGTTAA
- the LOC120776122 gene encoding armadillo repeat-containing protein 2 isoform X2, translated as MILLKKRRSQSESRKVEHSRKNAQSLDNRADDRLLQQQQQQIIQSFAFGDTTATNSLERRKTSAEMISEAKSMLAEISTKTSHSGSDGGGNNNSNRIGIGGVRVVSTRRPVTPREPGRALYGKVALAGRPPSAFSLRYLQNENQRHAPMTPSLEPIPVQQQEVNEPNVNDFEKEAAEEAQAKRRTSRRSNSWDARCDVTEGNSGGGGGVGKGGANGQAKQLPRKLPALEIRGVALEAKQRSDAVTNRERFKNAQGSSENSSLDMSGSNTAINILCSRKFQQRNCHLLAQSPTEKLIGLLKEHAGLKECSEETTNHINSILAELYMRVRKNEKHYKRGFILGGLYGLVECSSPKILLGVARVVLALRVTGSNLTGACKLIFKVARNELNDQLFHDNDLLDLLIDGLGRASPLDDPEACIYGYGSIRFLTTSTGQERGAEVLMPSKDTNRNWTECLELPRKPATAPAPGTDTKQALEHSQQDRYQKLSKQNTLVERLARHGAVELMVLHLQILNEAGATQKLTGPPLHSLYQLSAALRALSDVRQTTHSFEKDLNATGCNEWSAEDVGTARQQQSIQLELACPHLVRAAEVATGELEVQANIVRTLSVLSEDSDCCHVLVNYTARIGMLLGPCCEIFDNASEKLLSLFSRLGYILGNIMAKYDNARVQFYHNDVAMQYLLRVLELYSKEPLTLHNSLGDTVIDVLVKMIRVVANMSVNTEVGIGLGNMHNLGVIMLNLLNAITHMKAIQLKSDLQELLHATLGALHNLCFYQEQNSTPAQVLAAKGSLQCVLGDLATALYYALKTCRDDASQVETARVLGNLTRNDKARRYFCRNGGLTLVVKQLSAGAASQAYDFKACAIGVLVNLLGDAENRAPFMQHKGAELLYTLLAAALQEEDWFLATIICQALWNLLIDANNVADVCQEQVLDDVCDLLVDYLDEERLFEHSTRPDVIWEGFAVVATDLLERIQASYDKQEQEEAEAEAEKQKQQQKSNARADKNNAGEEDDINADEDDDVYIEEM; from the exons ATGATATTGCTCAAGAAGCGGCGCTCACAAAGTGAAAGTCGAAAAGTGGAACATTCCCGCAAGAACGCACAATCGCTCGATAATCGCGCGGACGATAgattgctgcaacaacaacaacaacaaatcatacAAAGCTTTGCATTTGGCGACACAACAGCCACAAACAGTTTGGAAAGACGCAAAACATCGGCAGAAATGATTAGCGAAGCCAAGTCCATGTTGGCCGAGATTTCGACCAAAACGTCGCATAGCGGCAGTGATGgcggcggcaacaacaacagcaaccgcaTAGGAA TCGGTGGTGTGCGAGTGGTCAGCACGCGTCGTCCCGTCACGCCGCGTGAGCCTGGACGCGCGCTCTACGGCAAGGTCGCGTTGGCCGGAAGACCGCCCAGCGCATTTTC TTTACGTTATTTGCAAAACGAGAATCAACGACATGCGCCTATGACCCCTTCACTGGAACCCATACCGGTTCAACAACAGGAAGTCAATGAACCAAATGTAAATGACTTTGAAAAAGAAGCAGCAGAAGAAGCACAAGCTAAGCGACGCACTTCAAGGCGTTCGAATTCGTGGGATGCGCGTTGCGATGTTACTGAAGGAAATTCTGGAGGAGGCGGTGGCGTGGGTAAAGGTGGCGCTAATGGTCAAGCGAAACAATTGCCAAGAAAGTTGCCCGCCCTTGAGATTAGAGGCGTCGCGTTAGAAG CGAAGCAACGCTCCGATGCCGTCACGAATAGGGAACGCTTCAAAAATGCGCAGGGTAGCAGCGAGAATAGCTCTTTGGATATGAGTGGCTCCAATACGGCGATCAATATTTTATGCTCACGCAAATTTCAGCAACGCAATTGTCATTTATTGGCACAATCACCCACTGAGAAGCTGATAGGTCTGCTGAAGGAGCATGCAGGCCTCAAGGAATGCAGCGAGGAGACTACAAATCATATTAATTCG ATCCTTGCCGAGCTCTACATGCGTGTGCGCAAAAATGAGAAGCACTACAAGCGCGGCTTCATATTAGGCGGCCTTTATGGCTTGGTGGAGTGTTCGTCACCAAAAATTTTACTAGGCGTCGCACGCGTGGTACTTGCG CTACGCGTCACCGGCAGCAACTTAACTGGTGCCTGTAAGCTCATTTTCAAAGTGGCACGCAACGAGCTGAACGATCAACTTTTCCACGACAACGACCTACTCGacttgttaatcgacggtttggGACGCGCTAGTCCGCTAGATGATCCCGAGGCATGTATTTATGGCTATGGTTCTATACGTTTTCTCACCACCAGCACTGGACAAGAGCGTGGTGCCGAAGTGCTGATGCCCAGCAAAGACACAAATCGTAATTGGACCGAGTGTTTGGAATTGCCGCGCAAACCAGCTACGGCTCCAGCGCCGGGCACCGATACAAAACAGGCGCTGGAACATTCCCAGCAAGATCGTTATCAGAAATTAAGCAAACAGAATACGCTGGTCGAACGTCTGGCACGCCACGGCGCTGTAGAGTTGATGGTATTGCATTTACAAATACTGAATGAAGCAGGTGCAACACAAAAGCTAACCGGTCCACCATTGCATTCGCTGTATCAATTGTCTGCCGCATTGCGTGCATTATCCGATGTGCGACAGACGACGCATTCCTTCGAGAAGGACCTAAATGCAACGGGATGCAATGAATGGTCGGCAGAGGATGTGGGCACGGCGAGGCAACAACAGAGCATACAATTGGAATTGGCGTGTCCGCATTTGGTGCGTGCCGCGGAGGTGGCCACCGGCGAGCTGGAGGTGCAAGCGAACATCGTGCGCACACTAAG TGTGTTATCCGAAGACAGCGATTGCTGTCATGTTTTGGTCAACTATACGGCGCGTATTGGCATGCTGCTGGGTCCGTGCTGTGAGATCTTTGATAATGCCTCTGAAAAATTGCTGTCATTATTCAGTCGACTGGGCTACATACTTGGCAATATAATGGCTAAATACGACAATGCTCGGGTGCAG TTCTACCACAACGACGTGGCCATGCAGTATTTACTACGTGTGCTGGAGCTCTACTCAAAGGAGCCGCTGACACTGCACAACTCACTCGGCGACACCGTAATCGATGTGCTCGTCAAAATGATACGCGTCGTCGCAAATATGAGCGTAAACACCGAGGTGGGCATCGGTTTGGGCAATATGCATAATCTGGGCGTTATTATGTTGAATCTACTGAATGCCATAACGCACATGAAGGCCATACAATTG AAAAGCGATCTGCAGGaattgttgcatgccacattagGCGCACTGCACAATCTGTGCTTCTATCAGGAGCAGAATAGCACACCGGCACAAGTGTTGGCCGCCAAAGGTTCATTGCAGTGTGTGCTCGGCGATTTGGCCACAGCACTTTACTATGCACTCAAGACGTGTCGCGACGATGCATCACAGGTGGAGACGGCGCGCGTTTTGGGCAATTTGACACGCAACGACAAGGCACGTCGCTACTTCTGCCGCAACGGCGGACTAACGTTGGTCGTGAAACAGCTGTCTGCTGGCGCTGCCAGTCAGGCGTACGACTTCAAGGCCTGTGCCATTGGCGTGCTCGTTAACTTGTTGGGCGATGCGGAGAATCGTGCGCCATTCATGCAACACAAAGGCGCCGAATTGTTGTACACACTGCTCGCGGCGGCATTGCAGGAGGAGGATTGGTTTTTGGCTACGATTATTTGTCAGGCGTTGTGGAATTTGCTAATCGACGCCAACAATGTGGCGGACGTGTGTCAGGAGCAAGTGTTGGATGATGTTTGTGATTTGTTGGTCGACTATTTGGATGAGGAACGCTTGTTTGAGCATAGCACACGACCGGACGTGATTTGGGAGGGCTTTGCAGTTGTCGCAACCGACTTATTGGAACGCATACAGGCAAGCTACGATAAGCAAGAACAAGAGGAAGCCGAGGCAGAAGCTGAGaagcaaaagcagcaacaaaaatcCAATGCGAGGGCTGATAAGAACAACGCCGGCGAGGAAGATGATATTAACGCAGATGAAGATGATGATGTTTACATTGAAGAAATGTGA